From Fusobacterium varium:
TTATCTTTAAAATAAACATATTTTTCATTTCCTATACCTTTACTTATATTTGTTATTTTTAAGTTTTGTCCTTTGATAAAATTTTCACTTGTAGTTCCTATATCTGCAACTTCAAAAAAAGTATCTTTAGTATTATTTTTGGCTCTTATTGTAACTTCACTAATTTCAAAATTTACAATTTGAGTTTGATTTTTTATAACATCTTCTTTTGTATATATTCCTCTTGCTGAAACATCAAATGTAGTATTACTTGAATAAGAAAAAGAAAACACTATAAACATAAGTCCTATTATCAATTTTAGTCTCTTATATATTTTAATCCCCTCCCCTTATCTTTTTATATATTTATATTTTTCAGCTCCTACTATGATAGTCTTACCATGTGAAATTGGAATATATGGAAGATCTTTATAAATAAGTTGAACTATTTTGTCAAATACTTGGTCTCTTTTATCTTTTTCTTTTTCTTCTTTTATTATTTTGAGAAATGGTTGCAAGGCATTGTACATTTCCATGTCTCCAATATCATAAAGAAGAATTTTACCTAAATTAAATACAGTATAATTGTCATTAAATGTAACATCAAAAATAGCAAGATCAAAATCTTTGCTCTGAAATTTAATATAGTATGAATCTATTTGATGAGGCAAAAGATTTACTTTCATTCCAGCCTTTTCAAGAGAAATTTTTATTTTTTCAGCTTGTTCCATACTATTATTTGTATTAAGCACCATAATATTGACTTCTTTATTTTTCAATCCTACTTTATTTATATTTTCTTTGGCTTTTGAAGTACTGTAGTCAATATTTATTTTGGAAAGTCTTGGAATAAACATTTCTTTAGGAAAAAAAGAATCAGCTGTTCTTTGGACAGCACTTTCAATTGCTTTTCTACTTTCTAAAGGATAATTTTTTTGATTACCAAACATAAGTACGGTACTTTCTGTTTCATCATTTTTTTCAATGAATAAGTTTTCATCAATTATTCCATATTCTTTTGCATTATTTAAAGATTTCTCTGTTACATCTAAAGCTATATTTGCTTTGTCATTAAATAAAGCTATAAGCCTTTGGCTTTCATTAACTTCTTCTCCAATATTTACTTTTTTTATATTAGAAATTCCATTGAAGTAATTAGAAAATCTTTCCAATTTTAAAGTTTTTCCATTAAAACTTTTAATAAAAAAAGGACCAGTACCAGTTATTTCTTTTCCATTTCTTTTGGCTATAGAACTAATTTCATAAGTTAATGAAGTTAAAAAAAGACTATCTTTTTCAGCAATTTTTATTATTAGTTCTTTTGTACTTAAAACTTTTATATCTGTTATTTCAGAATAAAAAGTTTTCAATGTTCCATTTTTTTTCAGATATTCTAATGAATCTTTCACATCTTTTGCAGTAAGAATACTTTTGTCATGAAATTTTATATCATTTTTTAATTCTATAGACAGCTCTTTTTCGTTCAGCCATTTATAGTTTTTAACTAAATTAGGTTTTACCACTCCATTTTTGTCAGAAATAAAAAGAGTATCATATAATAAAGGAATAGCTCTTTTAGAGTAATTGTCTTTTATCATAGCAGGATCAATAGTTGAAACCCTCATTCCTTGAAGAATATTTAAAGTTTCTGGTATTTCACTAATTTTTTCATTTTGATATCCAAATTCATCAGCAAAAATATTTTCTACATCATTGGTAGTACTGCTAAAGCTAAAGATCAAAGAAAAATTAAATATCAATAATAATAAATATTTTCTCAAAAAATTCACCTCTGCAGTATTTATTTATTTTTTATAGCTGAATAGATTTCATCAGCAAGATATATAGATTTTGTATTTTCTTCATAGATTTTTTTAAATAATTCACTATTTTTTAGGAAAAGATTTACCAATTCAGGGTCAAAGCTAATATTACTTTCCTCAGTTATAATTTGTACAGCCTTTTCATGTGAAAATCCAGGTCTATATGCTTTATCTTGTCTTAAGGTATCATAAGTATCTGCTAAAGCTACAATTCTTCCTTCAATTGGAATTTCAGTTCCTTTTAATCCTAATGGATATCCTAAACCATTCCATTTTTCATGATGAAATTTAACAAGATTTTCAGCAACACTTCCTAATCCTAATTTTTCAGCAAGTCTATGCCCTACAATTGCATGTTCTTTTACTTTATTAAATTCTTCAGCAGTTAATTTTCCAGGTTTATTTAAAATTTCATTAGGAACGATAACTTTACCTAAATCATGTAGAATAGCAAATTTTTTAATTTCTGATACTACTTTTTTATCTAACCCTGATTTTTCAGCAAGCAATTCAGAATACATAGACAATCTTTTTGCATGATCTCCAGCTTCCTCTTGATCTAACTGGTTTATCATTTCTAGTGTTTCTACTAAAGCATTACCTAAAATTTCAGCTTTTTTTCTATTTTTTTCAGATTTTATAAGAACTATTATTAATATAATTATAAAAATTATAGTTGGAATAGCTACTTTCATCATAAGTTTGTAATTTTTTTCTACAAGAATATTTTTATTGGCTTCGGGATCAGATAGAGTTTTATCAACTGCGAAACTTCTCATTATCGTGTTGACAAGTTGGCTTAATTCTTCTTCACTGCTTTTTACTCCAAGACTAATAGCCATATTTTCATTTATAGTTCCAGCTATTTTAACTTTATCATCTAAAAATTCATTAGTTATAGCTCCTCTGATAACGCTTGAAAATCCAACAAAATAATCTCCTTCTCCAGCAGATAATTTTTTTAGTCCTTCTTGAACTGATTTAACAGGAATTATTTTGATATCTTTAGCTACTTGTGGAAGATATTCAGAAAAATAGCTGTTTTGTACAACCAATATTTTTTTATTATCTAAATCTGTTATACTTGCTCCATATGAATCTAGTTTTCTATTTGCTATAGCAATGTCATTTGAGTAATATGGACTGCTGAAAATGTATTTTTCCATTTTTTTCTGATTTTTTATAATATAGGCATTTATGTCTCCATCAGCTTTGGTAAGTTTGAAAGGGATTCCAATGATACTTTCTAAATCTTTCAATATATCAGGAAGAAGCCCTTTATATTTTCCACCCTTCTCATAATAAAGTGGAAGTGCATATTTTGCTTCAGGAAGTCGTACCTTTACTTCTTTGAATTTATTTCTTACAATTTCTTGATTAGGAGTATCTTTTAAAAGATATGTATAATAATTTATTCTGTTTCCTTTTATAATATTAGTAAAATTAGAAGCTGATAATGAAGCTATATAATTTTTAATAGAATTATATAATTCAGTTTTATCTTCTCTTACTGCAATTTGTTCTTTGTATTGAAGAGATTCTATTATCCTAATATGACTTTCTACAGAGTTGCTTTCAGACCAATCGACTATAATGAAAGCATCTGCTTCTCCAATTTCAAGTGCTTCCAATCCTTTATCCTCGTTAGAAACAGTAACTTTTTTAAATCCTATGTTTGAAAATCTTTCTTCAAATTCTTTTAATCCACGTGAATTAGGGATATAAGCTATTTTTAATCCATTAAGATCACTTATTTTTCTAATATTACTGTTATTTTTTACTAAAACTGATACCTTATAAGTAATAGATGTAGGAATATAGTTATAATGTTCATCTTCATAAGAATCCACTACCCTAATCATTATTTCAGGATTTTCACTTTCCAGTTTATAGTTTAAAATATAATTAGAATTGAATTTTTCATTATTAATTTTTTCAAATAATTCGGCATAAACACCTTCATATTTCCCAGTTTCCAAATTTTTGTACAGATACATATCTGTAAGGTTAAGAGGTATCTTTATAGTCAGAGGTTCTTTTGCAAAAATAAAAGAAGTTATGATTACAAAGAAAATTATAATTAGTTTTTTCATTAGCACCACCATTTTTATAATATTTTATTATTTTATTTACTGAAATAATTGTGAAAAAAGTTGTAATAATGAAAAAATCATAACTACAACTTTAAAAGATAAAATATATTAGCTACTACATAAAACTGTCATCATATTCAATTCTAAAAAGAATAGCTCCTTCATATGCTCCTGATGATGTACTTGAAGAAACATCAGTCAAAGTTCCAGAAACTAAGAGTGTTTCAGGAGAATTTTCAGTTAATTTTAAATTTTCGATATTTTTAAATTCTCCTTCTTTAAGAAATAGATTAAATTCAGCAGTAATTTTTTGAGATGGATTATTTTTATTTGTCAATATAACTTTAAGTTTTTCAGCATTTTTTACATCTTTTACAGTACCATCGTTTTTATCTGCCCATTGCATTTTTATATCACCATCGCCTGAAATTTTTATTTTTCCAGAATGAGCTCCACTATTTCCTGAACTTGTTTTAGGTCTATTATTAGAACTGTAATCTTGTGCTATGATGGTTCCAAAACTGGCTTGTTCAATAACTTCAATTTTAATGGGGGCTAAAAATTCTGCACTGACATTTACTGTAGCTTCATTTTCAGGAATTCCAAAAGAAAGAAGGGAAAAAATAAATATTCCTAAGGAAATCAATATTTTTTTCATAAATTTTCCTCCAAAATCTATAAATAATTAAATTAAAATTTAGATAAAAAAAATGCAATTATAAAAAAAGCAGACATTTTTTGTACTTTTTTATAATTGCAACTGGCTGCCATTTAACAGGCCCTATAGCTTTGCGTCATAATGTTTCCATTATTTTGCCATAAAATATGTTTGAATCATTTTTTTGACCATATCGTCTTACCTTAAGAATACTATACTTCATTAAAAAAGTCAATGTTTTTTGAGATAAAAAACCAATTTAAAATATGCTATAAAAGGGATATATGAATAGTATAGAGTATGTATATAAAATAGTTTGAAAAAATTGGAATATATGTTATACTACTTCTATTAATTTATAATTTTTAAGGGGGAAATTTTAAAAATGGATTTTTTAGAGAAGCAATTTAAGCTGAAAGAACATGGAACAGACATGAAAACTGAAATATTAGCAGGGATAACAACTTTTGCTACAATGGCGTATGTACTTGCAACTGTGCCATCTATGATGGGAGCAGCAGGATTCAGCAAGGCAGCAGTTCTTACTATGGTTATAATTTTATGTGCAGTAACATCTACAGCAATGGGACTTGTAACTAATAGACCTTTTGTACTTGGACCTGGACTTGGAAGTGTGGGAGTATATGCCATTACAATGATAGTTGGAGAAGAAATGTCACCTGCAGTTGCTTCAGGAGTTATTTTCTGGGAAGGAATACTTTTTGTTGTTATTTCTTTTGTAGGTCTTAGAGATATTATTGTAAAATTGATTCCATTAAGTATAAAAATATCTATTAGTGCAGGTATAGGATTATTTATATCTTTACTTGGATTTAAAAATGCTGGGATAATAGTTGCAAATGCAAAGAAGAATGTACTTGGATTTGGAGATCTTACAAGTCCAGCAGCAATTCTTGCAGTAATAGGTCTTGTTATACTTTTAGTTCTTGAGATAAGAAAAATAAATGGAGGAGTAATTCTTGCTATTATACTTACTACAATTATAGGTATACCTTTAGGAGTTACTAAAATACCAACTACTATTTTTGCAGCACCAGGAAGTATTTCAGAAATGGCATTTAATATTGATATAATAGGAGCATTAAATATAAAATATATTCCATTTTTATTTGCTCTTTTTATACCTGATTTTTTCTCTACTTTTGGAACTGTTATAGGTGTAGGAGCAAAAGCAGGACTTTTAGATGAAAATGGGAATTTGCCTGGGATAGAAAAATGTTTTTATGTAGATTCAATATCTACTGTACTAGGAAGTTTCTTCTGTATGCCTTGTATGACTACATATTTAGAATCAGCAAGTGGAGTAGAAGCAGGAGGAAAAACTGGACTTACTTCTGTATCTACATCAGCAGTATTCTTACTTATGTTTCTGATTACACCTCTGGCACTTATGATACCAGCAGCAGCTACAGCTCCTACATTAATGCTCATTGGAGTAAAAATGCTTAGTGGAATGAGAAATATAAATTATGATGATGCTACAGAATGCATTCCAGCATTTTTATCAGTTGCTTTAACAATATTTACATTTAATGTTGCAAATGGAATATCAGCAGCAATAATAGTTTATGTAATATTAAAAGTAGCAAGTGGAAGAGGTAGGGAAGTACCAAAAACTATGTATCCATTTGCAGCAGTTCTTTGTTACTACTTCTATACATTGACAATATAGAAACTAAATAGGAGAAAAGAATGAAAATAGATTTATTGATTAAAAATGTAAAAGTCTACAATTCATATTTAAAAAAATTCAGAGAGGCTAATGTAGCTGTTTTAGATAAAAAAATACTTCATGTAGATATAAAAAAAGATGTAGAGTTTGATGCAGAAAAAATTATAGATGGAAAAAATCAATATATGATACCTGGATTGATAGATATACATATGCATATAGAAAGTTCTATGATGACACCAGCACCATTTTGTCATCAGCTTGCAAAAAATGGGGTTACAACTATTGTAGCAGAGCCTCATGAGATAGCCAATGTTTTTGGGGCTAGAGGAATATATTCTATGATAGAAGCAGAAAATAATATTGAAACAAGTATATTTTATGGAATTCCAAGCAGTGTTCCATCAACTTCAGAAGAATTGGAAACAACAGGAGCAGTCATAGATTGTGAAGGAATGAAAAAAATTGCTGAGAATCCAAATGTTATCTGTGTAGGAGAAGTGATGAACTATAGAAAGGTTATAGCTGATAATACTTTAGAAATATGCAGATTTATAGAGTATGTAAAAAAAGAGAAGCCAACATATGCTATTGAAGGACATTGCCCAAAACTTCTTGATCTTGAACTTTCAAAATTTTTATATCTTGGAATAAATGGAGATCATACAGAACATACAATGGAAGAATTTAAACAGAGATTTGAAAATGGCATGTTTGTTGAAATACAAGCAAAATCTATAGAAAGAGAGCTTATAGACTATATTAAAGAAAATAATCTTTATGAACATTTTTCATTTGTAACTGATGATGTAATGGCAGATACTTTTCTCAATGAAGGTCATCTTAATGTTGTTATGAAAAAGGCTGTCAAAGAAGGACTTAAAATAGAAGATGCTATATATTCAGCAACTTATACTCCTGCTAGAAGAATGCACCTTTTAGATAGAGGAGTTCTGGCTCCTGGAAAAAAGGCTGACTTTTTATTTGTAGAAGATTTAGAAAAATTTGAAATAAAAAATACTTTTATTGATGGTAAAGAAGTTTATAATTTTTCAGAAGAAAAAAAATATATTCCTACTTCTTATAAATTTCCAGAAGATTTTTATAAGAGTGTCCATGTGAAAAACATAAAGAAAGAAGATTTAAGGATTTCAGTACAAAGCAAAGAAAAAGAAGTCATGTGCAGAATTATAGAAGTAAGTGATGGAAGTACAAGAACTAAAGAACTTATTAGAGCTGTTCCAGTGAAAGATGGATTTCTTGATTGGGAAAATAGCGAGTATTGTTTAATAGCTGTTTTTGAAAGACATGGTAAAAATGGAAATATAGGTTTTGGACTGGTAACAGGAGATTCTATAAAAGAAGGAGCAATAGCTACTACCTATGCTCATGATCATCATAATTTGATGGTAATAGGAAAAACTGCTGAAGATGTAGTAACAGCAGCTAACAGGATAATTGAAATTCAAGGTGGAATATGTGCTGTGAAAGATGGCAATATTTTAAATGAAGTAAAATTACCAGTAGCTGGAATATTATCAGAAAAAAGTGTAGAAGAATTAGGTAAAGAAGTAGAAGGATTAAGAAATGCTATGAAAATTCTTGGTTATAAACATTATAATCCTATAATGTCTCTTTGTACTTTATCTCTTCCAGTATCACCTGCATTAAAGATAACTGATAAAGGGATTATTGATGTAGCAGAATCAAGAATTGTAAGTATTATAGTATAAAATAAAAATGGAGAATATCATTGTGGTTTTCTCCATTTTTTAATTTAATTAAAAAATACAAGAGTTCACTATTTCATGAAATTAAAAAAATATGAGTATATCTATTGACAAATTACTTCTAAGAGGGTAATAAATTAGGTAGAAAAACATTCAGAATGGAGGAACTCATAATGGACAATATTATTATGACTGTAGGGACTAGTCTTGTAGAAAATTATATAGCAAATAATCCCAAAAAAGAAAATATAACTAAAGAAGATATACTTGGGTATTATGAAAAAGAAAATATAGAGGATTTTAGAGATAGAAGATATGGAGCAGAAATAATAGCTCTTGAAAATCTTATGGAGAAAAAAATATTTTCTGGAAAAAGAATATTTTTAGTAATTCATGACACTATAAATGGAAAATTGGCTGGAGATGTTCTTGAAGAATTTATACTCAAAAAAAATATAGCAAAAGTAGTAGAAAAGAGAATTATTTATAACTTAAATAAAAGAAACCATAAAGAATTTAAAACTATTGGACTTAAAGGACTCACAGAAGAGATAAGTAATATAGTTAATAAGATAGGAAATAGTTTAAATGTATGTGTATGTACAGTAGGAGGATATAAAGCTGAAATATTTCTTGTAGGACTTATGGCACAGCTTTTACATTTAAAGTCATATTTTATGTTTGATGAATTCAATGAAGTGACAGAAATATCACCTTTACCAATGAAAATTGATTATGATTTTTATTTAGAAAATAAAGAGTTTTTTAAATTGTTAGATAGAAAAGAAAAAGTTAAAGAATCTGAAATAAAAGATATTCTTAATAG
This genomic window contains:
- a CDS encoding putative adenine deaminase encodes the protein MKIDLLIKNVKVYNSYLKKFREANVAVLDKKILHVDIKKDVEFDAEKIIDGKNQYMIPGLIDIHMHIESSMMTPAPFCHQLAKNGVTTIVAEPHEIANVFGARGIYSMIEAENNIETSIFYGIPSSVPSTSEELETTGAVIDCEGMKKIAENPNVICVGEVMNYRKVIADNTLEICRFIEYVKKEKPTYAIEGHCPKLLDLELSKFLYLGINGDHTEHTMEEFKQRFENGMFVEIQAKSIERELIDYIKENNLYEHFSFVTDDVMADTFLNEGHLNVVMKKAVKEGLKIEDAIYSATYTPARRMHLLDRGVLAPGKKADFLFVEDLEKFEIKNTFIDGKEVYNFSEEKKYIPTSYKFPEDFYKSVHVKNIKKEDLRISVQSKEKEVMCRIIEVSDGSTRTKELIRAVPVKDGFLDWENSEYCLIAVFERHGKNGNIGFGLVTGDSIKEGAIATTYAHDHHNLMVIGKTAEDVVTAANRIIEIQGGICAVKDGNILNEVKLPVAGILSEKSVEELGKEVEGLRNAMKILGYKHYNPIMSLCTLSLPVSPALKITDKGIIDVAESRIVSIIV
- a CDS encoding CRISPR/Cas system-associated protein; its protein translation is MDNIIMTVGTSLVENYIANNPKKENITKEDILGYYEKENIEDFRDRRYGAEIIALENLMEKKIFSGKRIFLVIHDTINGKLAGDVLEEFILKKNIAKVVEKRIIYNLNKRNHKEFKTIGLKGLTEEISNIVNKIGNSLNVCVCTVGGYKAEIFLVGLMAQLLHLKSYFMFDEFNEVTEISPLPMKIDYDFYLENKEFFKLLDRKEKVKESEIKDILNRNPHLKNFIEFDEEDGEKYAEFSAMGEFYMKRMTSTNNLPLSTSKHSPADKEMEGSIQVTDELENIVNSLKCSPYVEKLKVVYYNPDRNIAFSKFSLAQNYHEQMIVSLEYKCRKGVAGIDLYTVGGTEKVMKSLLAYFNENFLD
- a CDS encoding putative permease; amino-acid sequence: MDFLEKQFKLKEHGTDMKTEILAGITTFATMAYVLATVPSMMGAAGFSKAAVLTMVIILCAVTSTAMGLVTNRPFVLGPGLGSVGVYAITMIVGEEMSPAVASGVIFWEGILFVVISFVGLRDIIVKLIPLSIKISISAGIGLFISLLGFKNAGIIVANAKKNVLGFGDLTSPAAILAVIGLVILLVLEIRKINGGVILAIILTTIIGIPLGVTKIPTTIFAAPGSISEMAFNIDIIGALNIKYIPFLFALFIPDFFSTFGTVIGVGAKAGLLDENGNLPGIEKCFYVDSISTVLGSFFCMPCMTTYLESASGVEAGGKTGLTSVSTSAVFLLMFLITPLALMIPAAATAPTLMLIGVKMLSGMRNINYDDATECIPAFLSVALTIFTFNVANGISAAIIVYVILKVASGRGREVPKTMYPFAAVLCYYFYTLTI
- a CDS encoding putative ABC transporter, periplasmic component, which encodes MRKYLLLLIFNFSLIFSFSSTTNDVENIFADEFGYQNEKISEIPETLNILQGMRVSTIDPAMIKDNYSKRAIPLLYDTLFISDKNGVVKPNLVKNYKWLNEKELSIELKNDIKFHDKSILTAKDVKDSLEYLKKNGTLKTFYSEITDIKVLSTKELIIKIAEKDSLFLTSLTYEISSIAKRNGKEITGTGPFFIKSFNGKTLKLERFSNYFNGISNIKKVNIGEEVNESQRLIALFNDKANIALDVTEKSLNNAKEYGIIDENLFIEKNDETESTVLMFGNQKNYPLESRKAIESAVQRTADSFFPKEMFIPRLSKINIDYSTSKAKENINKVGLKNKEVNIMVLNTNNSMEQAEKIKISLEKAGMKVNLLPHQIDSYYIKFQSKDFDLAIFDVTFNDNYTVFNLGKILLYDIGDMEMYNALQPFLKIIKEEKEKDKRDQVFDKIVQLIYKDLPYIPISHGKTIIVGAEKYKYIKR